A genomic segment from Janibacter sp. DB-40 encodes:
- a CDS encoding MBL fold metallo-hydrolase: MILTQYYLSCLSHGSYLIADEGSRKAVVVDPRRDISDYLADAKEHDLDIVGVINTHVHADFVAGHLELAAATGAWIGYGPTAAERAEFDVRTLTGGDRIELGDEVVLEILETPGHTWESISVLVLEQGSPHAVLTGDSLFIGGVGRPDLVVSDGSTPQSLAEAMYRTLHSVLLPLPDDTRVMPAHGAGSSCGRGLSDELESNIGAQRATNPFAAQMPVDDFVGMVTTGQPSAPAYFQVDAALNLRQRELLDPDEPVVPFTPTEVRAAIEGGAVVVDTRSPEEFAVEHFAGSVNIGLDGRFAETAGMVLDHEAEILVLAEPGRQGEAALRLGRIGFDGVVGYVDGSTAAFAEMPDLVTSVERVEVDAMDDLADETVVLDVRNAGEREDGQLIPEAVHIPLAELARRHDELPSDRPVLVHCAGGWRSSVAASLLRSQGHTDVTDLVGGYAAWAEKAPARV, translated from the coding sequence ATGATCCTCACGCAGTACTACCTGAGCTGCCTCTCGCACGGCTCGTACCTCATCGCCGACGAGGGCAGCCGCAAGGCCGTCGTCGTCGACCCACGCCGCGACATCAGCGACTACCTCGCCGACGCCAAGGAGCACGACCTCGACATCGTGGGCGTCATCAACACCCACGTGCACGCCGACTTCGTCGCCGGCCACCTGGAGCTCGCCGCCGCGACCGGCGCCTGGATCGGGTACGGCCCCACCGCGGCCGAGCGCGCCGAGTTCGACGTGCGCACCCTGACCGGTGGCGACCGCATCGAGCTGGGCGACGAGGTCGTCCTCGAGATCCTCGAGACCCCGGGCCACACCTGGGAGTCGATCAGCGTGCTCGTGCTCGAGCAGGGCAGCCCCCACGCGGTGCTGACCGGTGACTCGCTCTTCATCGGCGGAGTCGGCCGTCCCGACCTGGTCGTCTCCGACGGGTCCACCCCGCAGTCGCTGGCCGAGGCCATGTACCGCACGCTGCACAGCGTGCTGCTCCCCCTGCCGGATGACACGCGCGTGATGCCGGCCCACGGTGCCGGCTCCTCGTGCGGCCGTGGTCTCTCCGACGAGCTCGAGTCGAACATCGGCGCCCAGCGTGCCACCAACCCCTTCGCCGCGCAGATGCCGGTGGATGACTTCGTCGGGATGGTCACCACGGGCCAGCCCTCCGCGCCGGCCTACTTCCAGGTCGACGCCGCGCTCAACCTGCGCCAGCGGGAGCTCCTCGACCCGGACGAGCCCGTCGTGCCCTTCACCCCGACCGAGGTGCGCGCCGCCATCGAGGGTGGGGCCGTCGTCGTCGACACCCGCTCGCCGGAGGAGTTCGCCGTCGAGCACTTCGCGGGCTCGGTCAACATCGGCCTCGACGGTCGTTTCGCCGAGACCGCCGGGATGGTCCTGGACCACGAGGCGGAGATCCTTGTCCTCGCCGAGCCCGGTCGCCAGGGCGAGGCCGCCCTGCGTCTGGGGCGCATCGGCTTCGACGGCGTGGTCGGCTACGTGGACGGTTCCACTGCCGCCTTCGCCGAGATGCCCGACCTGGTGACCTCCGTGGAGCGGGTCGAGGTGGACGCGATGGATGACCTCGCCGACGAGACCGTCGTGCTCGACGTGCGCAACGCCGGCGAGCGCGAGGACGGGCAGCTCATCCCCGAGGCCGTGCACATCCCGCTGGCCGAGCTGGCGCGCCGCCACGACGAGCTGCCGAGCGACCGGCCGGTGCTGGTGCACTGCGCCGGTGGGTGGCGTTCATCGGTCGCCGCAAGCCTCCTGCGCTCGCAGGGGCACACGGACGTGACCGACCTGGTTGGTGGCTACGCCGCCTGGGCGGAGAAGGCCCCGGCCCGCGTCTGA
- a CDS encoding VOC family protein — MTIRRMDNVGIVVEDLDAAVEFFAELGMQVEGRAEIAGAWADRTVGLDGVRCAIAMMRTPDGHSRLELAKYLTPAAVPSQPSRPPHNTIGMHRVMFAVDDIRDTVERLRSHGGEVVDEVAQYEDAYQLCYVRGPDGILVGLAQEIG, encoded by the coding sequence ATGACGATCCGACGCATGGACAACGTGGGCATCGTCGTCGAGGACCTCGATGCCGCCGTCGAGTTCTTCGCCGAGCTCGGTATGCAGGTGGAGGGACGGGCCGAGATCGCCGGTGCGTGGGCCGATCGGACCGTCGGACTGGACGGCGTCCGGTGTGCCATCGCCATGATGAGGACGCCGGACGGTCACTCCCGTCTGGAGCTGGCCAAGTACCTCACACCGGCGGCGGTGCCCTCCCAGCCGTCACGGCCACCGCACAACACGATCGGCATGCACCGCGTGATGTTCGCGGTCGACGACATCCGCGACACGGTCGAGCGGCTGCGGTCGCACGGCGGTGAGGTGGTCGACGAGGTGGCGCAGTACGAGGACGCGTACCAGTTGTGCTACGTGCGGGGCCCGGACGGGATCCTCGTCGGCCTGGCGCAGGAGATCGGCTGA
- a CDS encoding OsmC family peroxiredoxin — translation MTIADRSVTTTWEGSLDTGTGTLHGSSSGALDDQVVTWGSRTEAPGGKSSPEELVAAAHSSCFSMALALALDENGTPPRRLEVTSTVSLDEVDEKPTVTTSRIAATAVVDGIDEETFSTVVEAAAALCPISRLLTGAEITVDASLASG, via the coding sequence ATGACGATCGCAGACCGTTCCGTCACGACCACCTGGGAGGGCTCGCTGGACACCGGGACCGGCACCCTCCACGGCTCCAGCAGCGGTGCCCTGGACGACCAGGTGGTCACGTGGGGCTCGCGCACCGAGGCACCTGGTGGGAAGAGCAGCCCTGAGGAGCTCGTCGCGGCAGCCCACTCCTCGTGCTTCTCGATGGCCCTCGCCCTGGCCCTGGACGAGAACGGGACCCCCCCGAGACGCCTCGAGGTGACCTCCACCGTCTCCCTGGACGAGGTCGACGAGAAGCCGACGGTCACCACCTCGAGGATCGCCGCCACGGCCGTCGTCGACGGGATCGACGAGGAGACCTTCAGCACGGTCGTCGAGGCAGCCGCGGCGCTCTGCCCGATATCGCGGCTCCTCACGGGTGCGGAGATCACGGTGGACGCCTCGCTCGCGAGCGGGTGA
- a CDS encoding rhodanese-like domain-containing protein — protein sequence MTTDTTTRPATLDTAQVREWMAGPTAPRLIDVRTPGEFADVHIPGSYNVPLDLLEEHRRELAEHLDDDVVLVCRSGGRACRAEGALASAGLPNLHVLDGGITSWENAGGDVVRGDGTWGLERQVRLVAGSIVLAGIVASTLVPQAKWISAGIGAGLTGAALTDTCAMGMLLSKLPHNRRDTPDPETVFAQLRGARN from the coding sequence TTGACCACCGACACGACCACCCGACCCGCCACCCTCGACACCGCCCAGGTGCGCGAGTGGATGGCCGGACCCACGGCCCCCCGACTCATCGACGTGCGCACCCCCGGCGAGTTCGCCGACGTGCACATCCCCGGCTCCTACAACGTGCCGCTGGACCTCCTCGAGGAGCACCGCCGTGAGCTCGCCGAGCACCTCGACGACGACGTCGTCCTGGTCTGCCGCTCCGGTGGCCGCGCCTGCCGGGCCGAGGGCGCGCTCGCCTCGGCCGGCCTGCCCAACCTGCACGTCCTCGACGGTGGCATCACCTCGTGGGAGAACGCCGGCGGAGACGTCGTCCGCGGTGACGGCACCTGGGGCCTCGAGCGACAGGTGCGTCTCGTCGCCGGCTCGATCGTCCTCGCCGGAATCGTCGCGAGCACTCTCGTTCCGCAGGCCAAGTGGATCTCCGCCGGGATCGGCGCCGGCCTCACCGGCGCGGCCCTGACCGACACCTGTGCCATGGGGATGCTGCTGTCCAAGCTCCCCCACAACCGCCGCGACACCCCTGACCCCGAGACGGTCTTCGCGCAGCTGCGCGGCGCCCGCAACTGA
- a CDS encoding MFS transporter — translation MSSAVWKVLGASLLTTVGSLPVFLLATQSVPLRRELGFGEQRFGIAVAAFFTAASLVAIVGGGVADRVGPRVSTMVAGVLSTLGGVGVALLAHGWLSLVVCMVVLGSANAAHQLTANLAMSRSIPAHRRGIGFGVKQSAVPVAIVLAGLAVPTMTSSLGWRSTFWVLGGVGAIVLLAGLLAPGPTRSTARPVRRAGLDAPPVGALLVVTAAIALGSAAANSMGSFIASWGFEVGLTPSQAGGLMAAGSALNVIGRLLTGALADRRHGRNLPVVAAQMAIGGVALLAVSLPGVASYVLASLVAFAIGWSWPGLFLFAVVRVGREAPAKASGYVQAGAFFGGATGPLLFGMAVDAFGYETSWRIAALVFFLAATLVLLSRRMFLTDLAARPPRVQLGYGGGRGRPRWTTEGP, via the coding sequence ATGTCCTCGGCGGTGTGGAAGGTCCTCGGGGCCAGCCTGCTGACCACCGTGGGCTCGTTGCCCGTCTTCCTGCTCGCGACCCAGTCGGTGCCACTGCGACGTGAGCTGGGGTTCGGGGAGCAGCGGTTCGGGATCGCGGTCGCCGCCTTCTTCACGGCTGCCTCCCTCGTGGCGATCGTCGGCGGGGGAGTCGCCGACCGGGTCGGCCCGAGGGTGTCGACGATGGTCGCCGGCGTGCTCTCCACCCTCGGAGGAGTCGGGGTCGCCCTGCTCGCCCATGGATGGCTGAGCCTCGTCGTCTGCATGGTCGTGCTCGGCTCCGCCAACGCGGCACACCAGCTGACGGCGAACCTGGCGATGTCCCGCAGCATCCCGGCGCACCGCCGTGGCATCGGCTTCGGGGTCAAGCAGTCCGCGGTCCCGGTGGCCATCGTCCTGGCCGGTCTGGCCGTGCCGACGATGACGTCCAGCCTCGGATGGCGCTCGACGTTCTGGGTGCTCGGCGGCGTCGGGGCGATCGTCCTCCTCGCTGGCCTGCTCGCTCCCGGGCCGACCCGCTCGACGGCGAGACCGGTACGGCGAGCCGGTCTGGACGCGCCGCCGGTCGGGGCGCTGCTGGTGGTGACGGCCGCGATCGCGCTGGGGAGCGCGGCCGCCAACTCGATGGGGTCCTTCATCGCCTCGTGGGGCTTCGAGGTCGGGCTCACGCCCTCGCAGGCCGGCGGGCTGATGGCCGCGGGCAGTGCGCTCAACGTGATCGGCCGCCTCCTGACGGGAGCCCTCGCCGATCGCCGGCACGGGCGCAACCTGCCCGTGGTCGCCGCCCAGATGGCGATCGGTGGCGTCGCGTTGCTCGCCGTCTCGCTCCCGGGCGTCGCCAGCTACGTCCTCGCGAGCCTCGTGGCGTTCGCCATCGGCTGGTCCTGGCCCGGGCTGTTCCTCTTCGCCGTCGTCAGGGTCGGCCGGGAGGCGCCGGCCAAGGCCTCCGGGTACGTCCAGGCGGGCGCCTTCTTCGGCGGGGCGACCGGGCCGCTGCTCTTCGGGATGGCCGTGGACGCCTTCGGGTACGAGACGTCGTGGCGCATCGCGGCGCTCGTCTTCTTCCTGGCGGCGACGCTCGTGCTGCTGTCCCGGCGGATGTTCCTCACCGACCTGGCCGCCCGCCCACCGCGGGTGCAGCTGGGCTACGGCGGTGGGCGCGGCCGGCCGCGCTGGACGACCGAAGGCCCCTAG
- a CDS encoding pyridoxamine 5'-phosphate oxidase family protein, with protein sequence MTATNDVEHLSVDECWSLLRTATVGRLAVIVGDHPEIFPINYVVDHGTAVFRTGEGSKVQGALSGTSVALESDGYDPETGRVWSVVIKGRARTIAEIDDVMDTVDLPLSPWQAGDKGRFIRITPGEVTGRRFPIADPSTWQTMPEGFRRASTE encoded by the coding sequence ATGACCGCGACCAATGACGTCGAGCACCTCTCGGTCGACGAGTGCTGGTCCCTGCTGCGTACGGCCACGGTCGGCCGCCTGGCCGTGATCGTGGGCGACCACCCGGAGATCTTCCCGATCAACTACGTGGTCGACCACGGCACCGCGGTCTTCCGCACGGGCGAAGGGAGCAAGGTCCAGGGCGCGCTGTCCGGCACCTCCGTCGCCCTCGAGTCAGACGGCTACGACCCCGAGACCGGCCGCGTCTGGAGCGTGGTGATCAAGGGCAGGGCACGCACCATCGCCGAGATCGATGACGTGATGGACACCGTCGACCTCCCCCTCTCGCCCTGGCAGGCCGGCGACAAGGGCCGGTTCATCCGCATCACGCCGGGTGAGGTGACGGGGCGACGCTTCCCGATCGCGGACCCGAGCACGTGGCAGACCATGCCCGAGGGCTTCCGGCGCGCGTCGACGGAGTAG
- a CDS encoding oxygenase MpaB family protein, with the protein MAGRRMPWPREGGEMAIRRSFATTDAVRRRLLTTTGSAASGLRRRAGEAVRARVAGPEAEAAHARIWDTPGPRWFSPADPIWRVHGDASMFAAGITALLLQSLHPSAMAGVAGHSGYRGDPWGRLQRTSHYLATTTFGTVEHAEEAIAAVRSVHERVRGKDDEGHPYRANDPHLLRWVHIAEAWSFLAAHQRHGADPLTPEEADTYVAQSAVPAAALGATDLPMSVAALDAALDAARPELRATPAARDAADFLLREPPLPRAARPVYRLLALGAVDLLPGWARDELDLPAPTGAGTAGAMGTRLVRWSLAALDQESADIDTRAHPRADR; encoded by the coding sequence GTGGCTGGTCGGCGAATGCCGTGGCCACGGGAGGGCGGCGAGATGGCGATCCGGAGAAGCTTCGCGACCACGGATGCGGTGCGCAGGCGGCTGCTGACGACCACCGGGTCGGCCGCGTCCGGCCTTCGCCGCCGGGCGGGCGAGGCAGTTCGCGCCAGGGTGGCCGGCCCGGAGGCGGAAGCCGCCCACGCACGGATCTGGGACACCCCGGGGCCGCGGTGGTTCTCCCCCGCCGACCCGATCTGGCGCGTGCACGGCGACGCGTCCATGTTCGCCGCCGGGATCACCGCGCTGCTCCTGCAGTCGCTGCACCCCTCGGCGATGGCCGGTGTCGCCGGGCACAGCGGGTACCGCGGCGATCCCTGGGGGCGGTTGCAGCGCACCAGCCACTACCTCGCGACGACGACGTTCGGCACCGTCGAGCACGCGGAGGAGGCGATCGCCGCGGTGCGCAGCGTGCACGAGCGCGTCCGCGGCAAGGACGACGAGGGTCACCCCTACCGCGCCAACGACCCCCACCTGCTGCGGTGGGTCCACATCGCCGAGGCGTGGTCCTTCCTCGCCGCGCACCAGCGGCACGGCGCGGACCCACTCACCCCGGAGGAAGCGGACACGTACGTGGCGCAGAGCGCGGTCCCGGCGGCCGCGCTCGGCGCCACGGATCTCCCGATGAGCGTCGCCGCGCTCGACGCGGCGCTGGACGCGGCGCGTCCCGAGCTGCGGGCGACACCCGCAGCCCGGGACGCTGCCGACTTCCTCCTGCGCGAGCCGCCCCTGCCTCGAGCGGCCCGGCCCGTCTACCGGCTCCTCGCGCTCGGCGCCGTGGACCTGCTGCCCGGATGGGCACGCGACGAGCTCGACCTGCCGGCGCCGACGGGCGCGGGCACGGCCGGCGCGATGGGGACGCGTCTGGTGCGCTGGAGCCTGGCCGCCCTGGATCAGGAGAGCGCGGACATCGACACCCGCGCACACCCACGCGCCGACCGCTGA
- a CDS encoding TraR/DksA C4-type zinc finger protein, which yields MTGPRADLEEERRTTLERLTALTRDFTALVEASEGSNADDEHDPEGATIAFERSQVEALARQARRHLEEIDAALERLDGGAYGACEQCGRPIASARLEARPTARECIDCA from the coding sequence ATGACTGGCCCCCGCGCCGACCTCGAGGAGGAGCGTCGCACGACGCTCGAGCGACTCACGGCTCTCACCCGGGACTTCACCGCCCTCGTCGAGGCGAGTGAGGGGAGCAACGCCGACGACGAGCACGACCCGGAGGGCGCCACGATCGCCTTCGAGCGCTCGCAGGTCGAGGCCCTCGCCCGGCAGGCGCGACGGCACCTCGAGGAGATCGATGCCGCCCTCGAGCGGCTCGATGGAGGTGCCTATGGCGCGTGCGAGCAGTGCGGCCGCCCCATCGCGAGTGCGCGGCTGGAGGCACGGCCCACGGCGCGGGAGTGCATCGACTGCGCATGA
- a CDS encoding GntP family permease has translation MEPIDPVYGTTVLLLIAAASVAVLLFLIIKVKLHAFVSLVLVSVLTALAVGFDLAEIPDVLMYGFADTLASVALLVAFGVMLGRLLEVTGGAQVLADTLIGRFGEKRAPLALGVASLIFGFPIFFDAGLVVFLPIILTVARRFGGSLLYYALPAAGAFAAMHAMVPPHPGPVAAAQQIGGDIGVTLLVGIPIAVVAWYVGVMVVSRVLGRRVYVDPAGVAFGEVRDEPLDLDANGEDGPRVGRTPPSFGTVIGLLLIPLVLISFDTVLATLAAAGVVSEDAAWANFLSLLGQTPIALLITVLVAIAILGRPNMSMGKVSTLLDASLGPICSIILITGAGGMFGGVLELSGIGSALSSSLSDLGISLILQAFVVSTLLRVAQGSATVALTTTAGLIAAPVEAAGLGDVQLTLLVIAIAAGATVLSHVNDSGFWLVSKFFGMDVSTTLKTWTVMETTLGVAAFLIAGALWVVV, from the coding sequence GTGGAACCCATCGACCCGGTATACGGCACAACGGTCCTCCTCCTCATCGCGGCGGCCTCCGTTGCCGTCCTGCTCTTCCTGATCATCAAGGTCAAGCTCCACGCCTTCGTCTCGCTGGTCCTCGTGAGCGTGCTGACGGCTCTGGCCGTCGGCTTCGACCTCGCAGAGATACCCGACGTCCTGATGTACGGCTTCGCCGACACCCTTGCCTCGGTCGCCCTGCTCGTCGCCTTCGGCGTCATGCTCGGACGTCTGCTCGAGGTCACCGGCGGCGCCCAGGTCCTGGCCGACACACTCATCGGCCGCTTCGGCGAGAAACGCGCCCCCCTGGCCCTCGGTGTGGCCTCGCTGATCTTCGGCTTCCCGATCTTCTTCGACGCCGGTCTGGTCGTCTTCCTGCCGATCATCCTCACCGTGGCGCGACGCTTCGGCGGCTCGCTCCTCTACTACGCACTGCCGGCCGCGGGGGCCTTCGCCGCCATGCACGCCATGGTCCCGCCGCACCCCGGACCCGTGGCGGCAGCCCAGCAGATCGGTGGCGACATCGGCGTCACCCTCCTCGTCGGCATCCCGATCGCGGTTGTGGCCTGGTACGTGGGCGTCATGGTGGTCTCTCGCGTCCTCGGCCGTCGCGTCTACGTCGACCCGGCCGGAGTGGCCTTCGGCGAGGTGCGCGACGAACCGCTCGACCTGGATGCGAACGGTGAGGACGGCCCCCGTGTCGGACGTACTCCTCCGTCGTTCGGCACGGTCATCGGCCTGCTGCTGATCCCCCTGGTACTGATCTCCTTCGACACGGTGCTCGCGACGCTGGCGGCGGCAGGAGTCGTCAGCGAGGACGCCGCGTGGGCCAACTTCCTCAGCCTCCTGGGTCAGACGCCGATCGCGCTGCTGATCACCGTCCTCGTCGCGATCGCCATACTGGGTCGTCCCAACATGTCCATGGGCAAGGTCAGCACGCTCCTGGACGCCTCATTGGGACCGATCTGCTCGATCATCCTCATCACCGGCGCCGGCGGCATGTTCGGTGGCGTGCTGGAGCTGAGCGGGATCGGTTCCGCGCTGAGCAGCTCCCTGTCGGACCTGGGCATCTCGCTCATCCTGCAGGCCTTCGTCGTCTCCACGCTCCTGCGCGTGGCGCAGGGGTCGGCCACGGTCGCCCTGACGACGACCGCCGGTCTGATCGCGGCGCCGGTCGAGGCCGCCGGGCTGGGAGACGTCCAGCTGACCCTGCTCGTCATCGCCATCGCGGCCGGCGCGACGGTCCTGTCGCACGTCAACGACTCCGGCTTCTGGCTCGTGAGCAAGTTCTTCGGCATGGACGTGTCCACGACCCTGAAGACGTGGACGGTCATGGAGACGACCTTGGGCGTCGCCGCGTTCCTCATCGCCGGAGCGCTCTGGGTGGTCGTCTGA